One window of the Sulfitobacter sp. HNIBRBA3233 genome contains the following:
- a CDS encoding xanthine dehydrogenase family protein molybdopterin-binding subunit, with protein MAQTINTEVTRTDARRKVTGTATYAADVLPAGMLHGALACSSIALGTVTAIDTSKAEAEEGVVAVYTHETLPDYKTVKGFYAGGPGSASFWPMEGTEIRYAGQPLAYVVAENAAAARRAADLVEVQYDQGDAAIHMDSENSFVVGAGEDSEGMVLTKGDLQSGLDAAAQSVDMTFTTPFQHHNPMEMFSATAEWRGDRLTVWMPSQSVRTLRAGIAGAYGLPETSVRVISPFVGGAFGAKAGITPYAMLTIAAAKGVGAPVRLVVSRPQMYTVATFRPETQQKFRLGATADGKLTAFEHIEIGQTSQFDDVVNPGTHITRAMYACPNIHTEQRLSRSDTNTGGFMRAPNEMQTFFAMESAMDELAWKLGMDPVELRRANDTQTHPTDGVPFSSRHLMESYDAIAQSFGWADRATGIGEMRDGDWLVGYGCATATYPTNILASNARVRMHGNGSAYIELAAHDVGTGTYTIMAQIAAARLGLEVSAVDVVMGEADMPVAPLSGGSTTAASAGSAVHDACMKIAERVALRVTGMSDGPLAGVDPATVTLEDGTLVAAGGARQSLQEALAMLPEGEVEMIGEFRHKAMTPQQVATTFAGGYGTAGPVTPERAMFAFGAEMAEVRIHRYTHEIRVPRLHGAFAAGTWLNRKTAHSQLMGGMVWGIGSALHEVTETDRARGRFLNANIAEYLVPVNADIREIRVEMLEEQDDYVNPLGVKGIGELGIVGTAAAIGNAVYHATGKRLTSLPMRISDLVSS; from the coding sequence ATGGCACAGACAATCAACACCGAAGTCACCCGTACCGACGCACGCCGCAAGGTGACGGGGACGGCCACCTACGCCGCCGACGTCCTTCCCGCGGGCATGCTGCACGGCGCGCTGGCCTGTTCTTCCATCGCTCTGGGCACTGTCACCGCGATCGATACCTCCAAGGCTGAAGCGGAGGAAGGCGTTGTCGCCGTCTATACGCACGAGACGCTGCCGGACTATAAAACCGTGAAAGGCTTTTACGCCGGCGGGCCCGGCTCGGCCTCTTTCTGGCCGATGGAAGGGACGGAAATCCGCTATGCCGGACAGCCCTTGGCCTATGTCGTGGCAGAAAATGCCGCCGCGGCACGCCGTGCCGCCGATCTGGTCGAGGTGCAATACGACCAGGGCGATGCCGCGATCCACATGGACAGCGAAAACAGCTTTGTCGTTGGTGCGGGCGAAGACAGCGAAGGCATGGTGCTGACCAAGGGGGATCTGCAATCGGGGCTGGATGCCGCAGCGCAAAGCGTCGACATGACGTTCACCACTCCGTTCCAGCACCACAATCCGATGGAAATGTTTTCAGCTACTGCCGAATGGCGCGGGGACCGGCTGACGGTCTGGATGCCGTCGCAGTCTGTCCGTACTTTGCGTGCAGGAATCGCAGGCGCCTATGGCCTGCCGGAAACCAGCGTGCGCGTGATCTCTCCCTTCGTGGGAGGGGCCTTCGGCGCCAAGGCCGGGATCACTCCCTACGCGATGCTGACAATCGCCGCGGCAAAAGGCGTAGGCGCGCCCGTTCGTTTGGTCGTCAGCCGCCCGCAGATGTACACCGTCGCCACGTTCCGTCCCGAAACGCAGCAGAAATTCCGGCTGGGCGCCACTGCGGACGGAAAACTGACGGCGTTCGAGCATATCGAGATCGGCCAGACCTCGCAGTTCGACGACGTGGTCAACCCTGGTACACACATCACCCGCGCGATGTACGCCTGCCCGAATATCCACACCGAACAGCGCCTGTCCCGTTCGGACACCAACACCGGCGGCTTCATGCGCGCCCCGAACGAGATGCAGACCTTCTTCGCCATGGAATCAGCGATGGACGAACTGGCATGGAAGCTGGGGATGGATCCGGTCGAACTACGCCGCGCGAACGATACCCAGACCCACCCGACCGACGGGGTTCCGTTCTCGTCGCGCCACCTGATGGAAAGCTACGACGCGATCGCGCAAAGCTTCGGTTGGGCAGACCGCGCCACCGGGATCGGCGAGATGCGCGATGGGGACTGGCTGGTTGGTTACGGCTGCGCGACGGCGACCTATCCCACCAACATCCTCGCGTCCAATGCACGGGTCCGGATGCACGGAAACGGCTCTGCCTATATCGAGCTTGCCGCCCATGATGTGGGCACGGGCACCTATACCATCATGGCGCAGATCGCCGCCGCCCGCCTTGGGCTGGAGGTCAGCGCCGTCGACGTTGTCATGGGCGAGGCCGACATGCCGGTTGCCCCGCTTTCCGGCGGATCGACCACTGCTGCCTCTGCCGGGTCTGCCGTGCATGATGCCTGTATGAAGATCGCGGAACGCGTGGCCCTGCGGGTCACCGGCATGTCGGACGGGCCGTTGGCCGGTGTCGACCCCGCTACCGTCACGCTTGAGGACGGCACCCTTGTCGCAGCGGGCGGCGCACGCCAGAGCCTGCAGGAGGCGCTTGCGATGCTGCCCGAAGGCGAGGTCGAAATGATCGGCGAATTCCGTCATAAGGCGATGACCCCGCAGCAGGTCGCGACCACCTTCGCCGGCGGCTATGGAACAGCCGGTCCCGTGACGCCGGAGCGGGCGATGTTTGCCTTCGGGGCGGAAATGGCGGAGGTCCGTATCCATAGATACACCCATGAGATCCGGGTTCCGCGCCTCCACGGTGCATTTGCGGCGGGGACATGGCTGAACCGCAAGACGGCACACAGCCAGCTGATGGGCGGCATGGTCTGGGGGATCGGATCGGCGCTGCACGAGGTGACCGAGACCGACAGGGCCCGCGGCCGTTTCCTGAACGCCAACATCGCCGAATATCTGGTGCCGGTGAACGCCGATATTCGCGAGATCCGCGT
- a CDS encoding FAD binding domain-containing protein: MKSFTYTKADSLPAASDAAATAGTRIIAGGTTMVDLMKIGVIGPDALVDITGLDALDGYEVTADQLRFGALSKMGTVGADAQVVEACPALSESLWKAASPQLRNAATLGGNILQHTRCPYFRDTAYAQCNKRTPGSGCAALSGGETTLHAILGGSSACVAMYPGDFAQALIAFDAVVETRGPGGTRTIPFADLHLLPADTPQTETVLEPGEIVTAIVVPIIPAMANSTYLKARDRESYAFASASAAVGIEMDGETVRDARIALGGVASVPWRAKAAEDSLKGKPLTEEAAREAGRIAFEDAEPLEGSAYKIALGADVVAGALMEVKSRIGGQN; the protein is encoded by the coding sequence ATGAAGAGTTTTACATACACCAAGGCTGACAGCCTGCCTGCCGCCAGCGACGCCGCCGCGACTGCCGGGACACGGATCATCGCCGGCGGCACGACGATGGTCGATCTGATGAAGATCGGTGTGATCGGGCCGGACGCATTGGTCGATATCACCGGTCTTGACGCGCTCGACGGCTACGAGGTTACGGCGGACCAGTTGCGTTTTGGCGCCCTGTCGAAAATGGGCACGGTCGGCGCGGACGCGCAGGTGGTCGAAGCCTGCCCCGCCCTTTCGGAATCCCTGTGGAAAGCGGCAAGCCCGCAGTTGCGCAATGCCGCGACGCTGGGTGGCAACATCCTGCAACACACCCGCTGCCCCTACTTCCGCGACACCGCTTATGCGCAATGCAACAAGCGCACCCCCGGCAGCGGTTGTGCCGCTCTCAGCGGTGGCGAGACGACGCTGCACGCGATCCTCGGCGGTTCGTCGGCCTGTGTGGCGATGTACCCCGGTGATTTCGCGCAAGCGCTGATCGCCTTTGACGCGGTGGTCGAGACACGGGGTCCCGGTGGCACGCGGACCATCCCCTTCGCGGACCTTCACCTGCTGCCCGCCGACACGCCACAGACGGAAACAGTGCTTGAACCGGGCGAGATCGTGACAGCGATTGTCGTGCCGATCATCCCTGCCATGGCCAACAGCACCTACCTGAAGGCACGGGACCGCGAAAGCTATGCCTTCGCTTCCGCCTCGGCAGCCGTCGGGATCGAAATGGACGGCGAGACCGTGCGCGACGCGCGGATCGCCCTTGGCGGTGTGGCTTCGGTTCCGTGGCGCGCAAAGGCGGCCGAGGATAGCCTGAAAGGCAAACCGCTTACCGAAGAGGCCGCGCGCGAAGCGGGGCGTATCGCGTTCGAGGACGCAGAGCCGCTCGAAGGGTCGGCCTACAAGATTGCGCTGGGGGCCGACGTGGTCGCTGGCGCGCTCATGGAAGTGAAATCGCGCATCGGAGGCCAGAACTGA
- a CDS encoding (2Fe-2S)-binding protein: MSKVPPDLRRPGVSRRGFLQGSSVVAGSLGMAVGAAQAQEAPASADARTITLTVNGKARHLSVEPRTTLVEALRDTLGLTGTKIGCNQGQCGACTVLLDGTRVNSCLTLAVMAEGSEVVTVEGLADPTGDLHPMQTAFAENDAFQCGYCTPGQILSAIACIDEGHATDAAEIREYMSGNLCRCGAYLNIVAAVEQVRDAQKG, from the coding sequence ATGTCCAAAGTTCCTCCAGATTTGCGCCGTCCGGGCGTGTCGCGCCGTGGATTTCTACAAGGCAGTTCGGTCGTAGCGGGATCGCTCGGCATGGCTGTGGGTGCGGCGCAGGCCCAAGAGGCACCGGCCTCTGCCGATGCGCGCACGATCACGCTGACAGTCAACGGCAAGGCCCGCCATCTGTCGGTCGAGCCGCGCACAACGCTGGTCGAGGCCCTGCGCGACACCCTCGGGCTGACGGGCACGAAGATCGGATGCAATCAGGGCCAATGCGGTGCCTGTACCGTGCTGCTCGACGGCACGCGGGTCAATTCCTGCCTGACACTGGCAGTCATGGCCGAAGGATCTGAAGTCGTTACCGTCGAAGGTCTGGCCGATCCGACGGGCGATCTGCATCCGATGCAAACCGCCTTTGCCGAAAATGATGCGTTTCAGTGCGGTTATTGCACCCCCGGACAGATCCTGTCGGCCATCGCCTGCATCGACGAGGGGCACGCGACGGACGCTGCCGAAATTCGCGAGTACATGAGCGGCAACCTGTGCCGTTGCGGTGCCTACCTGAACATCGTGGCCGCCGTCGAGCAGGTCCGCGACGCGCAGAAAGGGTGA
- a CDS encoding ABC transporter transmembrane domain-containing protein, with protein MWDTIGYVIERTLFSFIWRYSKWAQLRLLLVTLLLFPLLYLTLELPKRIINDAIGANASTVPVLGVEVGQITYLMLLCAVFLGAVLGHGLLKMRINTMKGVLSERLLRRFRYTLIERILRFPAPYFERTSQGELVSMVTSEAEPMGGLMGDAVAQPVLQAGQMLTILGFLFAQNPVFGLAASALIPLQAWLIPKLQRQINLMNKERVIEVRALAAEIGETAAGAATLRLNGGWRYRLAMISDRLGRLFDIRFRLYRKKFFMKFVNNFIGQMTPFFFYSLGGYLVIRGDITVGALVAALAAYKDLSSPWKELLAYYNQTADMAVRWETVTERFAPDNMVAADLLEGLPTDLPRLAGDIALQSVTVRDPDGTIVLEDLNATLPAASTIAITAASEEDRRALTALLTREVLSTSGTITMAGHDLRSLHQATIARRIGHASATPVMFRGKMAENVNMALRTGPQGPAPDTARAEESALTGNSTDPLAAVWLDAGAAGMTDEAELQDWWTRLVAGTGLDAPLFGRAIELDLDPDQHPDLAQAVVKLRADVQRSVIDAGLDKDVSFFDENRYNLALPVAENLLFAMPLQPLSAQVLLDHPSFLSLLKELNLEHDLLLLSADLVEFLTRIFGIDGTDHPLFLKLGLDPGAFETALSHLPTLRRGGALTRDQVAQLLAVPLVVPAAKIGPSFPAGIIEKVLEIRKTHGAHLRRNTDSLFAPLSADQPIRGLSVLENTLFGKLMPGAQTDALTRVAEKQLHAAGLQGALLRQLFDLPLSLGGSNLPATLVEPLSLCRATIKRPDLLILDGAMASFDASLRETLHHRLHRLLPEAIILTIAPEVPDPEDFDHHFVLQNGRLSAMDEDMDETGDATASADLARKIRALERTHLFTGLKTRQLRLLAFGARWHNAKAGETIFRQGDAPTMGAFVILEGTVEMIAHAEDGSEQLVTTSGPGDIVGELALIRQVPRALDMRARSDITCLRIGAEEFIAVVQNDASTAYKLMQVIAGYV; from the coding sequence ATGTGGGACACGATTGGATACGTCATCGAACGCACGCTGTTTTCATTTATCTGGAGATACTCCAAATGGGCTCAGCTGCGGCTTCTTTTGGTGACGCTGCTTTTGTTTCCGCTTTTGTATCTCACGCTCGAGCTGCCCAAACGGATCATCAACGACGCGATCGGGGCGAATGCGTCCACTGTGCCGGTACTGGGCGTCGAAGTCGGACAGATCACCTATCTGATGCTGTTGTGCGCTGTATTTCTGGGCGCGGTGCTGGGGCACGGTCTGTTGAAAATGCGGATCAACACGATGAAGGGCGTTCTGTCCGAACGCCTATTGCGGCGCTTTCGCTACACGCTGATCGAACGGATCCTGCGCTTTCCCGCCCCCTATTTCGAACGCACCAGTCAGGGCGAGCTGGTCAGCATGGTTACATCCGAAGCCGAACCCATGGGCGGGCTGATGGGCGATGCTGTGGCGCAACCGGTTTTGCAGGCAGGACAGATGCTGACGATCCTGGGCTTTCTCTTCGCGCAAAACCCTGTCTTCGGGCTTGCCGCCTCGGCGCTGATCCCCTTGCAGGCGTGGCTGATCCCGAAGCTGCAACGCCAGATCAACCTGATGAACAAGGAACGTGTCATCGAAGTGCGCGCGCTGGCCGCCGAGATCGGCGAGACGGCGGCGGGCGCTGCGACCCTGCGGCTGAACGGCGGGTGGCGCTACCGGCTGGCCATGATCTCGGACCGGCTGGGGCGTTTGTTCGACATCCGCTTCCGGCTTTACCGCAAGAAGTTCTTCATGAAATTCGTGAACAATTTCATCGGGCAGATGACACCGTTCTTTTTCTACTCGCTGGGTGGCTACCTCGTGATCCGTGGCGACATCACGGTGGGCGCCCTTGTCGCGGCCCTCGCCGCCTACAAGGATCTGTCGAGCCCGTGGAAAGAGCTTCTGGCCTATTACAACCAGACTGCCGATATGGCGGTGCGCTGGGAGACGGTCACCGAACGCTTTGCCCCCGACAACATGGTCGCCGCCGATTTGCTGGAGGGTCTGCCGACCGACCTGCCCCGCCTTGCGGGCGATATCGCGCTCCAGTCGGTGACGGTGCGCGACCCGGACGGCACGATTGTCCTTGAGGATCTGAACGCGACCCTGCCCGCCGCCAGCACGATTGCCATCACCGCCGCCAGCGAAGAGGACCGCCGCGCGCTGACGGCGCTTCTGACACGCGAGGTTCTGTCGACCTCCGGCACGATCACGATGGCCGGTCACGATCTGCGAAGCCTGCATCAGGCGACGATCGCGCGCAGGATCGGGCACGCCAGCGCCACGCCGGTGATGTTTCGCGGCAAGATGGCCGAGAACGTCAACATGGCCCTGCGCACCGGCCCGCAGGGTCCGGCCCCGGACACGGCGCGCGCCGAAGAAAGCGCACTGACCGGCAACAGTACCGATCCACTGGCGGCGGTCTGGCTGGACGCGGGGGCCGCAGGCATGACCGACGAGGCGGAATTGCAAGACTGGTGGACGCGGCTGGTTGCGGGCACCGGGCTGGACGCGCCGCTGTTCGGGCGTGCGATCGAGCTTGACCTTGATCCCGACCAGCACCCGGACCTGGCGCAGGCGGTCGTGAAACTTCGGGCAGATGTGCAAAGATCGGTCATAGACGCCGGGCTGGACAAGGACGTGAGCTTCTTCGACGAAAACCGCTATAATCTGGCGTTGCCAGTCGCGGAAAATCTTTTGTTCGCAATGCCTTTGCAGCCCCTGTCGGCGCAGGTGCTTCTGGATCACCCGTCTTTCCTGTCACTGCTCAAAGAGCTGAACCTTGAACATGATCTGCTGCTTCTGTCCGCCGATCTGGTCGAATTTCTCACCCGTATCTTCGGCATCGATGGCACCGATCATCCCCTGTTTCTGAAGCTCGGGCTGGATCCCGGCGCGTTCGAGACGGCGCTGTCGCATCTGCCGACCCTGCGGCGCGGCGGCGCGCTCACGCGCGATCAGGTCGCCCAGTTGCTGGCGGTGCCACTGGTCGTACCCGCCGCAAAGATCGGGCCGAGCTTCCCCGCGGGGATCATCGAAAAGGTGCTGGAGATCCGCAAGACGCACGGCGCGCACCTGCGCCGCAATACCGACAGCCTGTTCGCCCCGCTGTCGGCGGATCAACCGATCCGTGGTCTTTCGGTTCTGGAAAATACGCTGTTCGGCAAGCTGATGCCGGGCGCACAAACAGATGCTCTGACCCGTGTCGCCGAGAAACAGTTGCACGCCGCCGGGCTGCAGGGGGCCCTTCTGCGGCAGTTGTTCGATCTTCCGCTCAGCCTTGGGGGCAGTAATCTGCCTGCCACGCTGGTCGAGCCGCTGTCGCTCTGCCGCGCGACGATCAAGCGGCCCGATCTGTTGATCCTCGACGGCGCAATGGCGAGCTTTGATGCCAGCCTGCGCGAAACCCTCCACCACCGGCTGCACCGGCTGTTGCCCGAAGCGATCATTCTGACCATCGCGCCCGAGGTGCCCGACCCCGAGGATTTCGACCACCATTTCGTCCTGCAAAACGGCCGTCTTTCTGCCATGGACGAAGACATGGACGAGACCGGCGATGCCACTGCCAGCGCGGATCTGGCGCGGAAAATCAGGGCGCTGGAGCGGACGCATCTGTTCACCGGCCTGAAGACGCGGCAACTGCGTCTGCTGGCGTTTGGCGCGCGCTGGCACAATGCAAAAGCGGGCGAAACCATCTTTCGCCAGGGCGACGCGCCGACCATGGGGGCTTTCGTGATCCTGGAAGGGACGGTTGAAATGATTGCCCACGCAGAGGACGGATCGGAGCAGCTGGTCACGACGTCAGGACCGGGCGATATCGTCGGTGAACTGGCACTGATCCGGCAGGTGCCCCGCGCGCTCGACATGCGCGCGCGCAGCGACATCACCTGCCTGCGCATCGGGGCCGAGGAATTCATAGCGGTGGTCCAGAACGATGCCTCCACGGCCTACAAGCTGATGCAGGTGATCGCGGGCTACGTCTGA
- a CDS encoding ATP-binding protein, which produces MHQPSRQGDRRQVSVLFTDMVGYTAIVEDLGEERAVAFTKMIYDTLTAVVRARGGTVRSFAGDSIMAVFGLPEAMEDSALRACRAALAIHVEFAARAADLERRFGVRPQLRVGVSSGTAVMASVEGDNSELTAVGKTVNLASRIQSLAPSGGCLICDDTRRLVEWLVETEFHGEHDIKGVSGDQKLWVLKSIAESATRFDASVAQGLSTYVGREDELGVFFDALEKAESQLSVVDLVAEPGLGKTRLVYEFLNSPQARDKLMLTGHCAADGQQIPFFPFLEITRRSFRIDDSDSPDRIAEKLSKGLRAAHLYSDENLGLLMNLLGLEPPEGALDGLDGVLIGLRTRDLFPALLAHNCRNALVILQIEDIHWIDTASEGLLRRLITEARQPNLMVILPRRPEYIPDWNDSPAVTSLPLQPLAQDAIGSIVRARLGVESVPPALVQQVAERAGGNPLFGEEIVAYLSNEGALRVNDGEVWFDAERGRSGLPVNMQGLLTARVDRLDEADRRLLQAAAVVGRRFDPGLLTGVAEGSVDIAASLQRLQALDVVYREGDTSDFRFKHVLLRDTVYQSLLSERKSALHLGIAKAIEARSAARLSDSADTLAYHYAQTDRDDLAFRYAALAGARSLGVYSLEEANRYFASALALYERDPDCASEQAFADMLADYAMCANISLRVNRMLELADRVENFLKQQGDSASHVRFLHHYLCCLIWNGRYLDALAVERQLSAMAQRVGDAPSLIYALVSEMAVSCYTGHLPRETFEARRAEAEALLADSDDAYLHNFFHAHIGWNAVCRGQAQAAQAAADRMIELGTQKNDPRALGYGTGMKALIALASDNYQMAFDISQEARRLSRVPFETTIAETAYYAPLIPLEKPGAAQEVQAYCDRCSERGWTLFMSTTFTMLGIAKVIDGRIAEGLKHIEDSIAQREREGFKVGADWYRLFLCDVYLAILAGEGDASPAVMLRNIGALSKVILFGGRDITRMVETVRANPMFDPEGHQIGRAEMILGLLCKIKKKKDRARAHLEEARRIVAPSGSSGMLTRIETALADLDA; this is translated from the coding sequence ATGCACCAGCCTTCGCGGCAGGGTGACAGACGTCAGGTCTCCGTCTTGTTTACCGACATGGTCGGCTATACGGCCATCGTCGAGGATCTGGGCGAAGAACGCGCTGTCGCCTTCACGAAGATGATCTATGACACGTTGACTGCCGTCGTGCGCGCGCGCGGCGGTACCGTGCGGTCCTTTGCCGGTGACAGTATCATGGCGGTGTTCGGTCTTCCCGAGGCGATGGAGGATTCCGCCTTGCGGGCGTGCCGCGCGGCCCTCGCAATTCATGTCGAATTTGCCGCCCGCGCCGCCGATCTTGAACGGCGCTTCGGTGTGCGGCCCCAGTTGCGGGTGGGCGTCAGCTCGGGCACCGCCGTCATGGCATCGGTCGAAGGCGACAACTCGGAACTGACCGCCGTCGGCAAAACCGTCAATCTGGCCTCGCGGATCCAGTCTCTTGCGCCGTCGGGGGGGTGCCTGATCTGCGACGACACCCGGCGCCTGGTCGAGTGGCTGGTCGAAACCGAATTTCACGGCGAACACGACATCAAGGGTGTGTCGGGCGACCAAAAGCTGTGGGTTCTCAAAAGCATCGCTGAAAGCGCCACGCGGTTTGATGCATCGGTCGCGCAGGGGCTCAGCACCTATGTCGGTCGCGAGGATGAGCTTGGCGTGTTTTTCGACGCGCTGGAGAAGGCCGAGAGCCAGTTGAGCGTTGTCGATCTGGTCGCGGAGCCGGGGCTGGGCAAGACGCGGCTGGTCTACGAATTTCTCAACAGTCCGCAGGCACGCGACAAGCTGATGCTGACCGGCCATTGCGCGGCGGACGGCCAGCAGATCCCCTTCTTCCCGTTTCTGGAGATTACGCGACGGTCTTTCCGGATCGACGACAGCGACAGCCCGGACAGGATTGCCGAGAAACTGTCGAAGGGTCTGCGCGCGGCGCATCTGTATTCCGATGAAAATCTCGGGCTTTTGATGAACCTTCTGGGGCTCGAGCCACCGGAAGGCGCGCTCGATGGTCTTGACGGTGTTCTGATCGGTCTGCGGACGCGCGATCTGTTCCCGGCGCTTCTGGCGCACAACTGCCGCAACGCGCTGGTGATCCTGCAGATCGAGGATATCCACTGGATCGATACCGCCTCCGAGGGCCTGTTGCGCCGCCTCATCACGGAAGCCCGGCAGCCGAACCTGATGGTGATCCTGCCCCGCCGTCCCGAATATATTCCGGACTGGAACGACAGCCCGGCAGTGACATCGCTGCCGCTGCAACCGCTTGCGCAGGACGCGATCGGCAGCATCGTGCGGGCGCGTCTGGGGGTGGAGAGCGTTCCGCCCGCGCTGGTGCAGCAGGTGGCAGAGCGGGCAGGCGGCAACCCGCTTTTCGGGGAAGAAATCGTTGCGTATCTCTCGAACGAAGGCGCTTTGCGGGTCAATGACGGCGAGGTGTGGTTCGACGCCGAGCGGGGCCGCAGCGGGCTGCCCGTCAACATGCAGGGGCTTTTGACCGCGCGTGTCGACCGCCTTGACGAAGCGGACCGCAGGCTGCTTCAGGCCGCCGCCGTGGTCGGCAGGCGCTTCGATCCGGGGCTGTTGACCGGCGTGGCCGAAGGGTCCGTCGACATCGCGGCATCCCTGCAACGGCTTCAAGCGCTCGACGTGGTCTACCGCGAGGGCGATACATCGGATTTCCGGTTCAAGCATGTGCTGTTGCGCGACACCGTCTATCAAAGCCTTCTGTCCGAACGTAAATCCGCCTTGCACCTCGGGATTGCCAAGGCGATCGAGGCGCGCAGCGCCGCCCGGCTGAGCGACAGCGCGGATACGCTGGCCTACCACTACGCGCAGACCGACCGCGACGATCTTGCCTTCCGCTATGCCGCGCTTGCCGGGGCGCGCAGCCTCGGGGTGTATTCGCTGGAAGAGGCAAACCGCTATTTCGCCTCGGCGCTGGCGCTCTACGAGCGTGACCCGGACTGCGCCTCGGAGCAGGCATTTGCGGATATGCTCGCCGACTATGCGATGTGCGCCAATATCTCGCTGCGCGTGAACCGGATGCTGGAACTGGCCGACCGCGTCGAAAACTTTCTCAAGCAGCAGGGCGATAGCGCCAGCCATGTCCGTTTTCTGCACCACTACCTGTGCTGCCTGATCTGGAACGGCCGCTACTTGGATGCGCTGGCGGTCGAACGGCAGCTTTCGGCGATGGCTCAGCGGGTGGGCGATGCGCCGTCGCTCATTTACGCGCTGGTCAGCGAAATGGCCGTGTCATGCTACACCGGCCACTTGCCGCGCGAGACATTCGAGGCGCGCCGCGCCGAGGCCGAGGCCCTGCTTGCCGATAGCGACGACGCCTATCTCCATAACTTTTTCCACGCTCATATCGGATGGAATGCCGTCTGCCGCGGGCAGGCCCAGGCTGCGCAGGCCGCCGCCGACCGGATGATCGAGCTCGGCACACAAAAGAACGACCCGCGCGCGCTGGGTTACGGGACGGGTATGAAGGCGCTGATCGCTCTGGCCAGCGACAATTACCAGATGGCATTCGACATCTCGCAGGAGGCACGGCGCCTGTCGCGCGTCCCCTTCGAGACGACAATCGCGGAAACCGCCTATTACGCACCTCTGATCCCGCTTGAAAAACCCGGCGCGGCGCAAGAGGTGCAGGCCTATTGCGACCGATGTTCGGAACGCGGCTGGACGCTGTTCATGTCCACCACCTTTACCATGCTCGGCATTGCCAAGGTCATCGACGGGCGGATCGCCGAAGGTTTGAAGCATATCGAGGACAGCATCGCGCAGCGCGAGCGCGAGGGCTTCAAGGTAGGTGCCGACTGGTACAGGTTGTTCCTGTGCGATGTCTATCTGGCGATACTGGCGGGCGAAGGCGATGCATCGCCCGCTGTAATGCTGCGCAACATCGGCGCGCTTTCCAAGGTCATTCTGTTCGGGGGGCGCGACATCACGCGGATGGTGGAAACGGTGCGTGCCAATCCGATGTTCGACCCGGAAGGTCACCAGATCGGGCGCGCGGAAATGATCCTCGGCCTGTTGTGCAAGATCAAGAAAAAGAAGGACCGCGCCCGCGCCCATTTGGAAGAGGCGCGCCGGATCGTGGCCCCGTCTGGGTCTTCGGGCATGTTGACCCGGATCGAAACCGCGCTGGCGGATCTGGACGCCTAG
- a CDS encoding catalase has product MDAIDDSEIAERIVDELARPDGSPALRPVHSIGIGAVGYFNPSRVAQDYCTAAHFKRHSETKVSLRFSNGSGSATVRDGWSDVRGLAVRFHLPDKTDTDLVAMTLPEFFTPTPETFLDFTIRAKPKPVVWQSPWRKILDMLRLIPPAPDPYPGEKISPNMGAIAYANEHKSAQLSTFEAASIGAPTSYARAAYHAVHTFFVTGTDGTRRPVRFSWQPIAGVKRTDPTKPPRDRYLQDELRQRLENEPARFSLMMMIGENGDAFEDSTKPWPPHRIRVMMGTLTITGVPKDQETFGERISFNPWLLTKGIEPSGDPVLHLRRHAYNYSSKKRGGIACPFTKGHMDD; this is encoded by the coding sequence TTGGACGCCATAGATGACAGCGAGATTGCCGAAAGAATTGTTGATGAACTGGCGCGCCCGGACGGCAGCCCGGCATTGAGGCCTGTCCACTCGATAGGGATCGGGGCTGTCGGATATTTCAATCCGTCACGGGTGGCCCAAGACTACTGCACTGCCGCGCATTTCAAACGCCATAGCGAGACAAAGGTATCGCTGCGGTTTTCGAACGGGTCGGGGTCGGCCACGGTCCGCGACGGATGGTCCGACGTGCGCGGCTTGGCCGTGCGCTTTCATCTGCCCGACAAGACCGACACCGATCTGGTCGCCATGACCCTGCCGGAATTCTTCACCCCCACCCCCGAGACGTTTCTGGATTTTACCATTCGGGCCAAGCCGAAGCCGGTTGTCTGGCAATCCCCCTGGCGCAAGATCCTCGATATGCTGCGCCTGATCCCGCCTGCGCCTGACCCGTACCCGGGTGAAAAGATCAGCCCGAATATGGGCGCCATCGCTTACGCGAATGAACATAAATCCGCGCAGCTCAGCACGTTCGAGGCCGCCTCTATCGGCGCGCCGACGAGCTATGCGCGGGCGGCCTACCATGCGGTGCACACGTTTTTCGTGACCGGCACGGACGGCACACGCAGACCGGTGCGTTTCTCGTGGCAGCCCATCGCTGGTGTGAAACGCACCGATCCGACCAAGCCGCCACGCGACCGCTACCTTCAGGACGAATTGCGCCAGCGGCTGGAAAACGAGCCAGCGCGGTTTTCGCTGATGATGATGATCGGGGAGAACGGCGACGCGTTCGAGGATTCGACCAAACCGTGGCCCCCACACCGCATACGCGTGATGATGGGAACGCTGACCATCACCGGGGTGCCAAAGGATCAGGAAACCTTTGGCGAGCGGATCAGCTTCAACCCGTGGCTGCTGACGAAGGGGATCGAGCCTTCGGGCGATCCGGTCCTGCACCTGCGCCGCCATGCCTACAACTATTCAAGCAAGAAGCGCGGCGGCATCGCCTGCCCCTTCACGAAAGGGCATATGGATGACTGA